The Nicotiana sylvestris chromosome 6, ASM39365v2, whole genome shotgun sequence genomic sequence ACATAGGGAGGTCAGGCCACAACTGCTGAGGCAATGCAATAGCATATTCTCTCTATGGAGTAAAACAATGCAGTTTGAAGGTACCATGTGCGTTCACTATTTTTAAGTGTGTCGATCAGCCATTCTGATTGCCTATCTCCAGCACCATTCGAAGCATCCTAGAAACAAGAACAAGAAAGTTAAAAGTTTACCGTAAAAGCTCTGAGCAGAAGGCTGAAACCAACTTCCAAGCCTTGTCAAATGTAGGCATGACAATAGCAGTTTTGTTAAAGATCCATATTTGATTTTCTCAGAAATCAACTGCCAATTTCCACAGAAAGAAACGAAGCACGATAGGAAATCAGCTGGTGGAGAGGCTGAAAACAGAATCCAGCAACGAGATAGTAAGACATAAATAGGTCATGAGCAATTTCACACTCATTAAAAGTATAGCTGCTTACAAATGTCTTCATTCTTCTAAATGTAAATATGAGGGTACTCTTCGCTGTATGTATCATGTCGAATGGGAAAATAAAAGACAAATAACGTCAAGGATGACAGTTGAAAGTTCTTAAAGAACTCTGCCTACTACCACAATAGGCATAGGAACACACTTAAAAGACTATCAATCCAACACAAGCTGAAATTTGACAAGTTATCTGACTTCTGGTGTCGAACCTCCCAACAGCTTTCAAAGGTATTACTATATAATAACCTTATACTGGTCGGATAGATTAGAGGCAAAGAAGCTAGAGATTAACTATCATTAAGACGTTATGCAATTATATTGATGTAACTAAGGGCCCTTGGAACAAACTTTCTAAATTTTCACAGAGAAAGCCAACACAAATTGCTATAGACATATCAAAAGTAAAAACCATTCACACTTCAAGAAATAGGGAAAAAGCCCGAGTTTTTAGTAGTAACGAATGGCACAGACCCAAACCAAAGGGAATGAGAAGATGACTCTGGGCACAAATATGTTTTTTCCTTTGGGTAATCCAATTCACATGCTGCCCCGAATATGAGTTCTACTTCCCTATCTGAGGCAAGCCTCAAGACTTCCTCTTGAAACATAATCCCGAATCCCCACCACCGCCAAAAGAAAGAGGAGGGAAGGGGGAAGGGGGAAGGGGGAAGGGGGATAATGATGAAAAGCTAGTAGAGCTTTGAAGTAAATTCATACTTGGAATTGACACCATCTGGAAATGTGCGCAAAAGGCCAATTTAAACAGATAAAAGAAACAAGTGTTTACCTCATATAATCCTGTATCCACAACTATAATATCTAAGCTTCCATGAGCAAACTTGAATTGCTCAAGGTAGTGATTCACCCCTCGTCCTTTGAGACCTCGCGTAGAGTACCTACAAGTTGAGGATGGCTGAAGGGAAACCGCAAAGACAATCCATTTTAAATGATGAAACACAGATCTAAAAGATAAAATGTTAGCCCAGGAGAACAAACTGTTTATTCATAGAGGAGCATACCATGGAGTCTTCGTAGAAGGAAAATGCTGAGTAGCCTGCCAAGCAAAAAGTATCGTGAAAAATATGAATTAAATCCAACCATTGGTCACTAAGTAGGTGACAAAGAAATCTTAGTAAATTATCTAATTTCGACACGATCCGTTCAGTAGCTGCATGTTAGATCCTAGACTAGCATCACTGCAATCAAATTCCTCTACCACTGAATTCTGCACTTATGAAGTCATTGGAGGGCTTACATTTTGCACGAGTGGGTCATCTTCCCCAAGTTCGCTTACGTTGATAACAAATCTTGCATTGAACTTCTTTGCTACCTTCTCCACCTTCATTCAATATAAGATTCCAATGAAAATGAATCAGCCAAAAAAATGAACATGATACAAAAGAGATGACTCTGATAACACGTATTACTCTAACATCACACCAAAAGATGAAGGAAGTCTTTGTAAAAAGAACAATGATTTAAGCTCTTTCATATGAATACTATAccgaataaaaataaaaagtactaGAAGTTCTCTATATTTTCTACTGACATTGGACCTAAAGTAAAACGTACTTAGATGACTAAAGTATGTTCCCAACTAATTGTTATCGCATATATAAATCTTTTTCTTCCATTGCGCCTATTTTTTGCTAAGTTTGCATGGATTCAAAGAGATTAAAGGTCTAAACAACCTCTTTCTATATGGTCTATCTCTTTCCCTTCTAAATCTTTGCTCACAATGGTTTCACACCTATGGTGTATCTGTAGGCCAACACATGACATGACTAAACCATATCAAGCGATCATCTCTCATTGATCATTTCGAATCTTGTCTAATCGTGTATGAGCGCAACTCCAAATGATATATACGAAATTCTGAATTATTTTACCTCAAAATAGGCGAAGCTACATGTCTTAAAAGGCCTTCGTCGGAAAATTATACTGCgcatataggtaaaatattaggttTAAGATATATAACATATATCGAACACTCTTTGttggacaagaggggttgctctgatggtaagcaacccccacttccaaccgagaggttgtgagttcgagtctcccaagagcaaggtgggaagttcttggagggaaggatgccgggggtctattttgaaacagtctctctaccctagggtaggggtaaggtctgcgtacacactaacctccccagaccccactaagtgggatattgttgttgttgttgtctttgTTGGACCACTGCCTCAACAAAATAATGCAAAAAGGATAGAAATCAGAGTTGCTAAATTCTTCTACTACAGAGTGAAGTAACTAGCAATCTTCACCAAACCAAAACTCAACTTAAAAAACAATGTCCCAACAaggaaaattcaaagaaaaatcattccTTTTgacaaataacaaaagaaaattaaaaaaaattcaagattATTTGAGAAACTGACCTGCTTGAGAAGAAGGGTCTGTTCTTCAATAGGCCTAACACCACCAGTAACACTGATGAAATATATATCCATAGGAATATTGTCATTTCCATTCCTTAAAATTGGCTTCTGATTTTGACACAAGTTGATAACAAGATAAAGAGATAAGCATAAAGAAACTTGAGTTACAATTGTACAAACCCATGATTTCTTCATCATTATCAAATGAAAACCAAATTTTCTTTGTCCTCAAATTCAAGAAACAGATCCCAGAAAACTACTTATATTATTGTAATAAATAAAATTTAGACCAGTCAGAAAATTAGTGGCATTAGTGTTAGAACTTGTTGCTTGTCAGATTGCACATGATGACCACGTGTGGTCGAGGCACAAGATAAGAATTTGGGTACGTAAACTTTTTGTAAACCACTTTTGGAAACATttttgaagtagtaaatatttggGGCCCGTTTGgtcataaaagaaaaaaatatttttttgaattttgttttcttttttttttcgaaattagtGTTTGGTCACAAAGTTTTTGATTTTACATTTGAAGATAAATTTcggaatttttcaaaaattcaaaaaactccaaaaaattatttttcaaattttcacttTAGAtcgctcacaaaaattcaaaaatagctcaaaattatATTCGTGTCCAAACACAACACCAATTTTTAAACACCATTTTCACTTAAAAAAATCATCTTTttcgaattttacaattcttatgtccaaacgcccggacataagaattgtaaaactTGAAAAAaggtgaatttttttttcaagtgaaaatggtatttgaaaattagagttgtgtttggacatgaatataattttggattgttttttattttttgtgagtgatctgggtgaaaattttgaaaaacagctttttagaattttcaaaaaaatttaaaattcatcttcaagtgaaaattaaaaattttattgTCAAACgtcaattttgaaaaaaagtaaaaaaaaattcgaaaaaaagtgaaaaaaattcaAACGGGCTCTTAGTATGTTTTTGGAACACCTTTTTTGTTTAATATATATTGTTTTGGTTAAAAACCttattattttcaaaaagaaATAGTCCTTTTCTCCAAAATAAGTAACCTATTTATCTCAAAGAGAATTTCTTCAAAAAAGTTTTCAAAAAATTGTCCACTTAAAAGTCATTATCAGTAACAGCTGCAATCAATACATTATAAATGATTGGACATTTAAACTTTACTCACAATAGAGAAATTCATGGTAGGAAACGTTCTATCTATCAATGGGGCCTACACGGTACAAATATGTGAGTATTGGATAAAATTTAATTTTGGAAATAGCACGGGTTAGTCAATTtttggattggtcattcaaaaatagtcagcgtctGCAAAAGCCATTGAAAAATAATCATTATTTTGTTGCAATAGGGATCGGGCTAGCATAATATAATGGCAGAGGCGAACCTACATGTTACAATGAGGGGTCATCGGACCCCGTAAGCTTCGACAAAATttttgtatatgtatatgtatatacccTGAAAATAGTTAATTTAAAGCACTTGGCACCCCGAACACTAAAAGCCTTTAGGAGGCTCTAGTTGAGCAGAATAGTGTGCCCACATCGTGTAAAAATCTTGGGTTCGCCTATATATACTGGAGAtcgatgcacctgtgtatgaacttctagcatattatgttaGAAATCCAACATGcgggaaagttccagcataatatactggagattggagcacccatgtatgaacttccagcatattatgttggaccgatatattatactagaactccagtatacttatgctagaacttcattataatatactggagttccagtatacttatgctggaactccagtatattatgctggagtattttccggattttggaTAGTGTTTTAGTTCACatttatttttacattaaaagtggctaaatttcgattacttttgaaattgtggctatttttgaatgaccacttgtaaatctggttattttttaatttctcactTAAATATGAGATAAGTTTATCCCACGTTTGGTTGAGATAAAATTACGGTATAATTAATCCCGAGATTAGTTATTCCCGGATTGTAATGTTATTTTTATCCTTATGGAAAGGTGAAATAACAATCCCGGGATAACTAATTCAGATAATTTATTTCCCAACCAAAAGACCCCTAAATGTGTACTCATTGGCAGAAAAAGATCAATATATATAATGTATAATTGGACAAGTTCAAAACATGTACAGTATATTAGTAAAAAATTAGTGTTCATTGttggtaaaaataaaaaataggatAAAATAAGAGGCTTTTTCGTatatataccatatatgaaactatattaccaaatatgtttaTAGTTTGCTTATTACCCTTCATGTTAATAGTATTTTTATCTAATAtatacaatgcattaaataaggaatcactGTAGCTTTATGATTCCTTATTTTGCGCGCTAAAAAAGGGGAATTAAATATTTTCCAGATCTTCCCCAATGCAAATCACGCGCTTTCCATAATTATCTTCGGCTTCACTCTGATCTTCTACAACGCAGAATAATATTTTCCATACTCTATTTTTGCGATACACTTTGTTTCCAGAAATTTTCTCTacatctctctctatttctcaatcgcaaatttcagtaatacaaagcaaatgaaaagagagcagcaattccaccattgacaaccattaaaaagcttgaaagctttgaattcaaatttgggttttcaaaaatcattatttgtttggattgggtgttgttgaaaataatcgggaatatggtttggagtttatatctcaattttgaggggttttggtgacgATTAAagttggttttgactgaatttcatattgaaactcgaagaagaagaagacatatcgCAAAAAATGTagattgttatttatttatttatcttttattcatttacctattgtatgaaagttgaacaacattgtatacaAATTGTATTAAAGTGAATGATTTAGTACTGTTTTTGACaaaaatatgtattaaaaatGTGAAACATACATTTCAGGGGAAACATGTCGATTCCaaatatgtacccagtttgtagatattttgtagataagttgtagattatttgtattctgattgtagatgctttattttctgttttcacaaataaaaacgactaaaacttctacaaatcttctgaaaaaacacaattatgtcgaaaattccaattaaactacaattgaatgtgaattgggatattaaaattcaatatacccagtttgtagatattttgtagatgaattgtagattatttgtattctgattgtagatgcattattttctgttttcacaaatccaaaacgactaaaacttctataGAATGTAAAAATTCCATAAAAATAATGTTCTCTAGTATATAATTCGGATCTGGATCTGAATTTGCCTCTCCAAACCCTCTCAATAAATAGGAAACAATTTCGGAATTTCTTTCATATACAGTTTTATTTTTATTGTCTGGCTCTTTGATTAGGAGATTGATAGATTACGTAAATaaattgcacaaagtaaatttggtaGGAATATAAATATTGGCCTATTGGAAAGATTCAGTATTAACAAAATGgcaaaatcatgaaaaaaaaaactaagaacATATTTATGCATGATTTAAATGGATAATTCTACGTATGGCAAGTGAATTATACTTACTATAAAAGGAAGTCACAAAACTATTTTTGTTGCATTAAAGTAATTAAACTTTAATTACTATAACAACAGATGAAGAAATTATTTTCTGCCATATTAAAATAACTGAATTATGTGCTAATTGCTCGTAATAAATTGGAAGTTGATGTAATAATCTTTTTAACGAGGCATATTCTCCGAATGGGGTCATTTAATATTAGTATTTTATTGAATTTGGAAATTAATGCGAAGaaccaaaaaaatattactattaattttttttctttatcttgaAGCAATTATTACAATACAATTTCTACTATTGGAATAACCAACTTTATATTAAGTAAAATATAATACAAAAGTTGACATATATATGCAGATTTTTCATTGGGCAAAGAATCATTTTTAGCATGCGGCCGAAACTCTTTACATCTGATAGCcgcaaaaatatataaaatattgtataatttttatatataacatacaaaatggATATATATacaaagatatatatacattaaTTTCAGCTATTTATTGTAAAGTGGCtatacaatattttttttttatataattaaaGGTGACCAAAAAATATTTGAGTCTTTTTCACATGCAATTATTTCCCCAGTTcagattttccttcaatttaatTCGAGAATGGACCAAATAGTTCCACACAAGATGAAAATAAATGTGTGTCATCGCTAGGCTTATTTTTAGTTGTGGGTCATaaatgtaaaaatagcacggtatagccagttttcggactggtcattcaaaaatagccagcgtttacgaagtcaataaaaaatagctactattttgctgcaacagagaccggtccagcataatatactggagttcagtgcacctgtgtatgaactccagcatattatgctggaccggtatactttgctgactccagtataatatactggagactggagcaccggtgctccaaactccagtatattatactggacaattatacttgctggaactccatcatattatgctggagttgcagcatacttatcctggaactccagtataatatgctggagttcaagcatacttatgctgaaactccagtataataaactagtgtatttttcgggttttgaacagtattttcgctaagatttatctttacatgaaaagtggctaaatttcgattacttttgaaattgagctatttttgaacgaccagttataattttggctatttttgaatttctcccaaaaaTAATGTCCTTTGCACTTTTTGAAAGTTCTaaatctgatgaatttttcatCAAAGTAGGTCAGAATCAAGGTCAAATAAAGACCTATATTAAATTTTATATACTGATGGGGTAGGTATATCAATGTCAAAACAAAAGCATCCCGAGATTCTACGTAAATGCGGGATGCTTTGTATATCGGGCTACTCTTTATATTAGTAAAGATAGCACGGGCTCGCCAGTTTTTGGACTGACAATCGAAAAATAGCTAGTGTTTAcaaattcattaaaaaaataGCCACTGCTTTGCTGAaacacagaaagttccagcaCAATATGCGGGATTATGGAGCTCTTGCGTATAATCTTATAGCAACGGTTTTGTGACCCGTTGCAAGAACCGTCCCTTAAGCTCTATTGGCACGCGAGCTGGTGTAACGGATGCACAACCGTTGCGATAGCTCTATGGCAAcggtgtaaagcacgaagggtgatgtcgtgccgcacgatgtaccattccgtgccgattttattgataacatggtgaggaaagagagtaaaagcatgaagggtgatgtcgtgcacatttttatatgattgctttggtgaggacgagagtaaaagcacaaagggttaGAAAAGACAAtcagatgttgacttgtgtgttagagggctcggatgcgagatctgatggttcggttagcttcgggagatgatttatgacttaggagtatgaccggaatgggttttggagcctcggagtagatttaggcttgaattggcgaagttgagattttggcgccTTTGAAGCTGTCCTTCGGATCACACTGTCTGTGCATATCTTGAACAAGTAAGGCttatttagggttttaaaccctaaactgaatttgccttccagccagcattagagttttaaactctaaactgagcttttccatgcaatcagcattagggttttaaaccctaaactgaattttccttccagccagcattagagttctaaTCTCATCAGAAAGAGTGGCAACCAATTCTAGAGCGCTCTTAGCAGCAGCCACGGCCTTTGCTGCTTTAGCAGCCTTCTCTTCCGCAATGgctcagcatattatgttggaattccagcacacggaaagttccagcataatatattggattATGGAGTTCCTACATATAAACTTCCCGTCTATTGtattggaactccagcacattatGAAATTTCATCGCATTATGCTGGAAGCTCATACGTACAAAATTCAAACTCCAGCATATTGTGCtggaatatttttgaatttttaagggtatttttgttcagattttatctttacatgaaaaaatagctaaatttcagttagttttaaaattgtaaatctggctatttttttattttttccctttACATTGATGGTGTAGGTATCAAATCATTATTTATACAATCAAATTTGTGATCAAGTTAATTATAAGTAGATTCTTATGATAAACGATATAATTGAAAAATGGGTAAAAATGATATATATATTAAAGTAATAAACTACATTAACAACATAAAAAATCTTTACAGGCGATCAACGTATATACCTTGAATCCTATATAATTACCAATTACCTTGGCAATGTGCAGTAAATCATATGCTTCCAAAGAAAATAACTGTACAATATTAGGGACCCCAAGCACATGGGTACTGTAAATATTCAAGAAACACGACATGATATATGAACTTAAGGTTAGATGagaataataaaaccacgttacaaaaatcaaaatgaaatgacatatttatcttttttttaatcATTTGATGTCCGATACTCATTTTCCTGATTAATCTAAATTTCCGTCGGGTAAGTCTGCTAAGGAGGTAAACACCAAGTGCTTCCATCCCTTACTAAGAAATTCTTCACTTCCAAAACTTAAACTCGAGATATCTGATCAAGACCGAAGAAATCTCAATCATCCCACGGATTATGGTGGTTACTAGTTGTGAAAGTCAAATGCTCTTATTTTATAGAGTTTATTACAAAGCTTGAAGATCAGTATCTTACTTG encodes the following:
- the LOC104213467 gene encoding uncharacterized protein — its product is MMKKSWVCTIVTQVSLCLSLYLVINLCQNQKPILRNGNDNIPMDIYFISVTGGVRPIEEQTLLLKQVEKVAKKFNARFVINVSELGEDDPLVQNATQHFPSTKTPWYSTRGLKGRGVNHYLEQFKFAHGSLDIIVVDTGLYEDASNGAGDRQSEWLIDTLKNSERTWCIAIGLHPLVACEDDATQTELKHELQSLHGVFLKYGVDAYISGQACNDNVEKRPVAKTKTGTARYKGPLITKVNQNLPYSMQNVNGFLLHKVSALEIVSYLVTLEGDVVQKIFLHQRGKEIM